The Crocosphaera subtropica ATCC 51142 genome includes a window with the following:
- a CDS encoding ABC transporter ATP-binding protein/permease: MAQPRFQFNRQLVSHFIETAQPYFFPPRNEDDRQQDNNTTPTRAKYITKNTWIFLGLLGVLVLTVVSLAFFVTVGLTLLTNTVFPDFFGKVAGGLVKSINGFIQSNIPYIALGIIVISGFIFASQKGKIGNRWKQWSLLGLLLFLLLVVNGLNVILSYAFRFIDTALNERNADTFWQFMIVYGLVLVAAIPIIVIYRYTRLKLGLMWREWLTKHFLGKYFNNRAYYELDSNAINTEVDNPDQRITQDIKSFTTVTLDFLLDILDSILTLFSFSAILYTISKELTWGLLIYAIFGTAVALIVGSRLVSINYNQLRLEANFRYSMVRVRDNAESIAFYRGESLERGQVIDRLMSAIRNFDLLIIWQSIITLFQLGYNYFTRLIPYIIIAPLYLQGELDFGAIAQASVAFSQVLSALSLITNQIQGITEFAASINRLGEFYESLDPKEFKKEKEQTSFIYTHKSPDVALENVTLHPPNSERTLIENVSLNVSNHNNLLIMGASGTGKSSLLRAIAGLWNSGDGIIYRPDAEAILFLPQKPYMILGTLREQLLYPNTEKYMTDEKLKKILEMVNLPNLADRFDFEAQENWENVLSLGEQQRVAFARILITQPRYAILDEATSALDVKNEERLYQELSHMGTTYISVGHRPTLRQYHQQLLEIFDGGHWELTELSKN, translated from the coding sequence ATGGCTCAACCTCGTTTTCAATTTAATCGTCAACTGGTTTCTCACTTTATTGAAACAGCACAACCTTATTTTTTTCCTCCCCGCAATGAGGATGACAGACAACAAGATAATAATACAACACCTACAAGAGCAAAATATATCACTAAAAATACATGGATATTTTTAGGACTGTTAGGGGTTTTAGTCTTAACTGTTGTTAGTTTAGCTTTTTTCGTAACGGTTGGACTCACTTTATTAACTAATACCGTTTTTCCTGATTTTTTTGGGAAAGTTGCCGGGGGACTGGTAAAGAGTATTAACGGTTTTATACAATCAAATATTCCCTATATTGCTTTAGGAATTATTGTTATTAGTGGGTTTATTTTTGCCTCACAAAAAGGAAAAATAGGCAATCGATGGAAACAATGGTCATTATTAGGATTACTCCTATTTCTGTTATTAGTTGTTAACGGCTTGAATGTCATTCTTAGTTATGCTTTTCGTTTTATTGATACGGCTTTAAATGAAAGAAATGCAGACACTTTTTGGCAGTTTATGATTGTCTATGGTTTAGTGTTAGTGGCTGCTATTCCGATTATTGTTATTTACCGTTATACAAGATTAAAGCTAGGATTAATGTGGCGAGAATGGCTAACCAAACATTTTCTAGGGAAATATTTTAATAATCGTGCTTACTATGAATTAGATTCTAATGCCATTAATACAGAAGTTGATAACCCCGATCAACGAATCACTCAAGATATTAAATCCTTTACCACTGTTACCCTTGATTTTTTATTAGATATTCTTGACTCAATTTTAACCCTATTCTCCTTTTCAGCTATCTTATATACGATTTCTAAAGAACTCACTTGGGGACTCTTAATTTATGCCATTTTTGGAACTGCGGTTGCCTTAATTGTGGGAAGTCGTTTAGTTAGTATTAACTATAATCAATTAAGATTAGAAGCCAATTTTCGCTACAGTATGGTAAGGGTAAGGGATAATGCAGAATCCATTGCTTTTTATCGGGGAGAGTCCCTAGAAAGAGGACAAGTTATTGATAGATTAATGTCAGCAATTAGAAACTTTGATTTATTGATTATTTGGCAATCTATTATTACTTTATTTCAATTAGGATACAATTATTTTACTCGTTTAATTCCCTATATTATTATTGCTCCTTTGTACTTACAAGGAGAATTAGACTTTGGTGCGATCGCTCAAGCGAGTGTGGCTTTTTCTCAAGTGTTAAGCGCACTTTCTTTAATTACTAATCAGATTCAAGGTATCACAGAATTTGCTGCGAGTATCAACCGTTTAGGAGAATTTTATGAATCCTTAGATCCCAAAGAATTTAAAAAAGAAAAGGAACAAACCAGTTTTATTTATACCCACAAATCTCCTGATGTTGCTCTAGAAAATGTTACTCTACATCCCCCTAATTCTGAGAGAACTTTAATCGAAAATGTTTCCTTAAATGTTAGTAATCATAACAATTTACTGATTATGGGAGCGAGTGGAACTGGCAAAAGTTCCTTATTAAGAGCGATCGCCGGACTATGGAATTCAGGAGATGGAATTATTTATCGTCCTGATGCTGAAGCTATATTATTTTTACCCCAAAAACCTTACATGATTTTAGGAACATTAAGAGAACAATTACTGTATCCTAATACGGAAAAATATATGACAGATGAAAAATTAAAGAAAATATTAGAAATGGTCAATTTACCGAATTTAGCCGATAGATTTGATTTTGAAGCCCAAGAAAATTGGGAAAACGTTTTATCATTAGGAGAACAACAAAGGGTTGCCTTTGCCAGAATTTTAATTACTCAACCTCGTTATGCTATTTTAGATGAAGCTACCAGTGCTTTAGATGTGAAAAATGAAGAAAGACTCTATCAAGAATTATCCCACATGGGAACCACTTATATTAGTGTGGGACATCGACCAACTTTAAGGCAATACCATCAACAACTATTAGAAATATTTGACGGGGGACATTGGGAACTAACGGAACTTTCCAAAAATTGA
- a CDS encoding alpha/beta hydrolase — MYLETISIKPKNTEPKHLLIMLHGWGANAEDLAPLASMLTLRDYQLLFPNAPFSHPQVPGGLAWYALETGEYEGIEESRQLLKDWLLSLEENMGIPLSRTILSGFSQGGAMSLDVGINLPLAGICSLSGYLQFQPQKLPNSIPPILIIHGQQDRVVPVEMAQTARDKLTAIDAKVKYHEFPMGHEITADILPILEEFVKANSKQ; from the coding sequence ATGTATCTAGAAACCATTTCTATTAAACCAAAAAACACGGAACCTAAACATCTTTTAATTATGTTACATGGGTGGGGGGCTAATGCCGAAGACTTAGCCCCTCTTGCTTCAATGTTAACCCTTCGGGACTATCAATTATTATTTCCTAATGCCCCTTTTTCCCATCCACAAGTTCCTGGGGGACTCGCTTGGTATGCTTTAGAAACGGGAGAATATGAAGGGATAGAAGAAAGCCGTCAATTATTAAAAGATTGGTTACTTTCTTTAGAAGAGAATATGGGGATTCCCCTATCTCGTACTATTTTAAGTGGTTTTTCTCAAGGGGGAGCAATGTCCCTTGACGTGGGAATTAATTTACCCTTAGCTGGTATTTGTAGCTTAAGTGGTTATTTACAGTTTCAACCACAAAAATTGCCCAACTCTATTCCTCCTATTTTGATTATTCATGGTCAACAAGATAGGGTAGTTCCTGTGGAAATGGCGCAAACAGCTAGGGATAAATTAACAGCAATTGATGCTAAAGTGAAGTATCATGAGTTTCCTATGGGTCACGAAATTACAGCAGATATTTTGCCTATTTTAGAAGAATTTGTTAAGGCTAATAGTAAACAATAA
- the dapB gene encoding 4-hydroxy-tetrahydrodipicolinate reductase — MTVETSIPVVVNGAAGKMGREVIKAVSQAEDMMLVGAVDKNPNYRGQDVGEVAGCGALEVPILDDLESILVVATQEQVQGVMVDFTHPDGVYDNVRSAIAYGVRPVVGTTGLSDKQLQDLAEFADKASTGCLIIPNFSIGMVLLQQAAIQASQYFDHVEIIELHHNQKADAPSGTAIKTAQMLSGLGKTYNPPSVQETETIEGSRGGVVADNIRVHSVRLPGLIAHQEVIFGAQGQIYTLRHDTSDRSCYMAGVLLSIRKVTQLKSLVYGLEKIL, encoded by the coding sequence ATGACAGTCGAAACCTCTATCCCCGTCGTTGTAAATGGTGCTGCTGGTAAAATGGGTCGTGAAGTGATCAAAGCAGTGTCCCAAGCAGAAGATATGATGTTAGTGGGAGCCGTAGATAAAAACCCTAACTACCGTGGCCAAGATGTGGGGGAAGTGGCCGGATGTGGTGCGTTAGAAGTACCTATTTTAGATGACTTAGAAAGTATTTTAGTGGTGGCTACCCAAGAACAGGTACAGGGGGTGATGGTCGATTTTACTCACCCTGACGGTGTGTACGATAACGTAAGAAGTGCCATTGCTTACGGGGTGCGTCCAGTGGTGGGAACAACGGGACTAAGCGATAAACAGTTACAAGATTTAGCTGAGTTTGCTGATAAAGCGAGTACCGGCTGTTTAATCATTCCTAATTTTTCCATCGGAATGGTATTACTCCAACAAGCTGCTATTCAAGCATCCCAATATTTTGATCACGTTGAAATTATCGAACTTCATCACAACCAAAAGGCAGATGCCCCCAGTGGAACAGCCATTAAAACGGCGCAAATGCTCTCTGGTTTAGGGAAAACCTATAATCCTCCGTCTGTTCAAGAAACAGAAACCATAGAAGGATCTAGAGGGGGCGTAGTAGCGGATAATATTCGGGTTCATAGTGTGCGCTTACCTGGATTAATTGCCCATCAAGAAGTTATTTTTGGCGCACAAGGGCAGATTTATACCTTACGCCATGATACCAGCGATCGCTCTTGTTATATGGCAGGGGTCTTACTTTCTATTCGGAAGGTGACTCAGCTAAAAAGTCTGGTTTATGGATTAGAAAAAATCCTTTAA
- a CDS encoding P-II family nitrogen regulator, which yields MTQKASKLVIVTEKVLLKKVAKIIDKAGATGYTVVAAGGKGSRGVRSSGQPSVNDTFTNVKFEILTPNRDMAVNISDEVAAQFFDDYSGIAYICDVMEVLHAHTF from the coding sequence ATGACCCAGAAAGCTAGTAAGCTCGTTATCGTCACCGAAAAGGTGCTACTGAAAAAGGTTGCTAAAATCATCGACAAAGCCGGGGCTACCGGTTACACAGTGGTGGCTGCTGGTGGTAAAGGTAGTCGCGGCGTGCGATCGTCGGGACAACCCAGTGTTAACGACACTTTCACGAATGTAAAGTTTGAAATCCTCACCCCCAATCGGGATATGGCCGTCAATATTTCCGATGAGGTCGCAGCGCAGTTTTTCGATGATTATTCGGGCATTGCCTATATCTGCGATGTGATGGAGGTACTGCACGCACACACATTTTAA
- a CDS encoding sodium-dependent bicarbonate transport family permease, whose protein sequence is MDFISDFLTKFVAQLQSPTLGFLIGGAVAAAVSSRLAIPDAIYKFIVFMLLIKVGLKGGIAIRESNITEILLPALFAVLTGILIVFIARHTLAKLPNIKVVDAIATGGLFGAVSGSTLAAGLAVLDAQGMEYEAWSAALYPFMDIPALVTAIVLASIYTSKQKKLAAENEYRSKQEFYGEQKEYGQQRITASGYPHEEQNHRVEIWPIIKDSLQGSALSALLLGLALGLLTRPESVYESFYEPLFRGLLSILMIVMGMEATARINELRKVAQWYAVYAFIAPLIHGFIAFGFGMIAHYATGFSAGGVVILAIIAASSSDISGPPTLRGGIPSANPSAYIGASTAVGTPVAIALGIPLFIGLGQAVMGG, encoded by the coding sequence ATGGATTTCATTTCCGATTTCTTGACAAAATTTGTGGCACAATTGCAGTCCCCCACACTTGGCTTTTTAATTGGTGGTGCGGTGGCTGCTGCCGTCAGTAGCCGACTGGCAATTCCCGATGCGATTTATAAGTTTATCGTTTTCATGCTGCTCATAAAAGTTGGACTGAAGGGTGGTATTGCGATCCGCGAGTCCAATATAACTGAGATCCTGTTACCCGCACTGTTCGCTGTCTTAACAGGTATCTTGATCGTGTTTATCGCACGCCACACCTTAGCCAAGTTGCCGAACATTAAAGTCGTCGATGCCATTGCTACCGGAGGCTTGTTCGGTGCTGTGAGTGGTTCTACTCTCGCTGCTGGCCTGGCGGTACTCGACGCACAAGGGATGGAATACGAAGCCTGGTCTGCAGCACTCTATCCCTTCATGGACATCCCAGCACTGGTAACTGCGATCGTCTTAGCCAGTATTTATACCAGCAAGCAAAAGAAGCTCGCTGCTGAAAACGAGTATCGTAGTAAGCAGGAGTTTTACGGCGAGCAGAAGGAGTATGGCCAACAACGCATTACCGCAAGCGGATATCCTCACGAAGAACAAAATCATCGGGTCGAAATATGGCCGATTATTAAGGACAGTCTTCAGGGATCTGCTTTATCAGCACTGTTACTCGGTCTTGCTCTAGGTTTGTTAACCCGTCCCGAAAGTGTCTATGAAAGCTTCTACGAGCCTCTTTTCCGTGGACTTCTTTCTATCTTAATGATTGTAATGGGTATGGAAGCAACGGCAAGAATTAACGAGCTTCGCAAGGTAGCCCAGTGGTACGCTGTCTATGCTTTTATCGCACCACTGATTCATGGGTTTATTGCCTTCGGTTTTGGCATGATTGCTCACTATGCTACAGGATTCAGTGCTGGTGGTGTTGTCATCCTAGCCATCATTGCTGCCTCCAGTTCAGACATCTCTGGTCCTCCGACTTTACGCGGTGGTATCCCTTCAGCCAATCCCTCTGCTTACATCGGTGCGTCCACAGCCGTCGGTACCCCGGTTGCAATTGCTTTAGGAATACCCCTTTTCATTGGGCTTGGTCAGGCAGTGATGGGTGGCTAA
- a CDS encoding class I SAM-dependent methyltransferase, with product MLEIIIDRIKNSSHHRITFADYMDLVLYHPEQGYYSSGKVNIGSEGDFFTASSLGSDFGELLAEQFREMSEFLNNSDSFTLVEVGAGTGNLASDILNYLKQKHSNFYDQLNYIIIEESQALIKKQQDKLKGFDKITWTSWQDIPDNSITGCIFSNELIDAFPIHLVTKHNKQLKEIYVTWQDDQLKEKIEEISTTKLSDYFKLIDIDITKDNYPEDYRTEVNLKALGWLKLVSAKLKKGYLLTIDYGYSSAKYYHPQRYQGTLNCYHQHRHHHNPYVNLGQQDITAHVDFTALEKQGNLLGLETVGLTQQGLFLMALGLGDRLAELSNGNYSLPEILNRRDALHQLINPTGLGGFKVLIQSKKIKKNQPLKGLKENM from the coding sequence ATGCTAGAAATTATTATTGATAGGATTAAAAACAGTTCTCATCATCGGATTACTTTTGCTGATTATATGGATTTAGTTCTCTATCATCCAGAACAAGGTTATTATAGTTCTGGAAAGGTGAATATTGGATCTGAAGGGGATTTTTTTACAGCTTCTTCTTTAGGATCTGATTTTGGGGAATTATTAGCAGAACAGTTTAGGGAAATGTCAGAATTTTTAAATAATTCGGACTCATTTACCTTAGTAGAAGTTGGAGCAGGAACAGGTAATCTAGCTTCTGATATTTTAAATTATTTGAAACAAAAACATTCTAATTTTTACGATCAACTTAATTACATAATTATAGAAGAATCACAGGCGTTAATTAAAAAGCAGCAAGATAAATTAAAGGGATTTGATAAAATAACCTGGACATCTTGGCAAGATATTCCTGATAACTCAATTACTGGCTGTATTTTTAGTAATGAATTAATTGATGCTTTTCCTATTCATCTAGTCACTAAACATAATAAACAATTAAAAGAAATTTATGTAACGTGGCAGGATGATCAACTTAAAGAAAAAATTGAAGAAATATCAACGACTAAATTGTCAGACTATTTTAAATTAATTGATATAGATATAACCAAAGATAATTATCCAGAAGACTATCGAACAGAAGTTAATTTAAAAGCATTAGGTTGGTTAAAACTTGTTTCAGCAAAACTAAAAAAAGGCTATCTATTAACCATCGATTATGGTTATAGTTCAGCAAAATATTATCATCCACAACGCTATCAAGGTACTTTAAACTGTTACCATCAACATCGCCATCACCATAATCCTTATGTTAATCTAGGACAACAAGATATAACCGCTCATGTGGATTTTACCGCCTTGGAAAAACAAGGGAACTTATTGGGATTAGAAACAGTAGGATTGACCCAACAAGGCTTATTTTTAATGGCTTTGGGACTTGGCGATCGCTTAGCAGAGTTATCCAATGGGAACTATAGTTTACCAGAAATTTTAAACCGTCGAGATGCCCTTCATCAATTAATTAACCCAACAGGATTAGGAGGATTTAAAGTTTTAATTCAAAGCAAAAAAATCAAAAAAAATCAACCCCTAAAAGGATTAAAAGAAAATATGTAG
- a CDS encoding DUF1499 domain-containing protein has product MSVTKDTSKSINWSLLSVVIVLAAVAIWIGVRVILPDVPTVFAGRQPDNLGITHGKFHSCPNTPNCVNSQSTDAEHSIQPLTYEGNNKEAIAQLKDIINQQERTEIISETDNYLYAQFTSHWMGFIDDVEFYVNENQGVIDVRSASRLGESDLGVNRERIETIRQAFQQS; this is encoded by the coding sequence ATGTCTGTTACTAAAGATACATCAAAGTCAATTAATTGGAGCTTGTTAAGCGTCGTTATTGTTTTAGCTGCGGTTGCTATTTGGATAGGTGTTAGGGTGATTTTGCCTGATGTTCCTACGGTTTTTGCAGGAAGACAACCAGATAATTTAGGGATAACTCATGGAAAATTCCATTCTTGTCCCAATACCCCCAATTGTGTTAATTCTCAAAGCACAGATGCAGAGCATTCGATTCAACCTTTAACTTATGAAGGAAATAACAAAGAAGCGATCGCCCAATTAAAAGACATCATTAATCAACAAGAAAGAACTGAAATTATTTCTGAAACTGATAATTATCTTTATGCTCAATTTACCAGTCATTGGATGGGATTTATTGATGATGTCGAGTTTTATGTTAACGAGAATCAAGGAGTCATTGATGTTCGTTCTGCTTCTCGTTTAGGGGAGTCTGATTTAGGTGTCAATCGTGAGCGAATTGAAACCATTAGACAAGCATTTCAACAAAGTTAG
- a CDS encoding serine/threonine-protein kinase produces the protein MSYCVNPSCAQPKNPNNVAVCQSCGSQLRLNNRYQPLGILGKGGFGATFGAADISLPGNPICVVKQLRPATDDPQVYKMAKELFEREAETLGKVGNHPQVPRLLDYFEQNKEFYLVQEYVKGYNLHQEVKKKGPFSEAGVKQFLTELLPILEYIHSQKVIHRDIKPANLIRSQKDSKLVLIDFGAVKNQVNSMVANNTQTAFTAFAVGTAGFAPPEQMAMRPVYASDIYAVGVTCVYLLTAKTPKDIGCDPETGEIAWEPYVNISDSLANVLKKMLEVSVKHRYKSAEQVLDAMAMAPYEQGMQDSMTTMITGFKTPSSSSSPNSSLSTGLVSSSPSTRTMGRVNTHISKGSPMSSVSPEDKHSVATKIQGRVAGCGNANYNIAHGQTSSRRRGKGQGISNSDTIATKKNQKKWQEKTLLTAYENGRRDFTNQELNELNLSKAFLPGINCYQAKLSRINLQGAELTRADLGRADLTQAVMKNANLSEAYLGYANLNGADLRGANLCGANLTYANLQGANLCGVDLSSARITEAQLSVAKTNWRTVMPSGKRGFW, from the coding sequence ATGAGCTACTGTGTAAACCCATCTTGCGCCCAACCCAAAAACCCCAATAATGTGGCGGTTTGTCAATCTTGCGGTTCTCAACTGCGATTAAATAATCGTTATCAACCCTTAGGTATTCTTGGAAAAGGGGGCTTTGGGGCCACCTTTGGGGCTGCAGATATTTCCCTTCCAGGGAATCCCATTTGTGTTGTTAAGCAGTTACGACCAGCGACAGACGATCCTCAAGTCTATAAAATGGCTAAAGAATTGTTTGAACGGGAAGCAGAAACTTTAGGTAAAGTGGGAAATCATCCCCAAGTCCCCAGATTATTAGACTATTTTGAACAAAACAAAGAATTTTATCTGGTTCAAGAATATGTCAAAGGATACAATCTTCATCAAGAGGTCAAAAAAAAGGGGCCGTTTAGCGAAGCAGGGGTTAAACAGTTTTTGACAGAACTCTTACCTATTCTAGAATATATCCATTCTCAGAAAGTCATTCACCGTGATATCAAACCAGCTAACCTAATCCGTTCTCAAAAAGATAGTAAACTGGTCTTAATTGACTTTGGAGCGGTCAAAAATCAGGTTAACTCTATGGTTGCGAATAATACCCAAACCGCTTTTACTGCTTTTGCCGTGGGAACAGCAGGTTTTGCCCCTCCTGAACAAATGGCCATGCGTCCTGTTTACGCGAGTGACATCTATGCAGTGGGGGTTACCTGTGTCTATTTATTAACCGCTAAAACCCCCAAAGATATTGGTTGTGACCCCGAAACAGGGGAAATTGCTTGGGAACCCTATGTTAATATTAGTGACTCTTTGGCCAATGTTCTTAAAAAGATGTTGGAAGTATCGGTTAAACATCGCTACAAATCAGCCGAACAAGTCTTAGATGCTATGGCCATGGCCCCTTATGAACAAGGGATGCAAGATAGCATGACTACTATGATCACAGGATTTAAAACTCCTAGTAGTTCGTCGAGTCCCAACTCTTCACTCAGTACCGGTTTAGTCAGTTCATCCCCATCGACCAGAACTATGGGAAGAGTCAACACCCATATTTCTAAGGGAAGTCCCATGTCCTCAGTTTCTCCAGAGGATAAACACTCCGTCGCTACTAAGATTCAAGGTAGGGTTGCAGGGTGTGGAAATGCTAACTACAATATAGCTCATGGACAAACCTCTAGCCGTCGTCGTGGTAAAGGACAAGGAATCTCTAACTCTGATACCATAGCAACTAAAAAAAACCAGAAAAAATGGCAAGAAAAAACCTTATTAACTGCTTATGAAAATGGTCGAAGAGACTTTACTAATCAAGAATTAAATGAACTCAATTTATCTAAAGCTTTTTTACCAGGAATTAATTGTTATCAAGCCAAATTAAGCCGTATTAATTTACAAGGGGCAGAATTAACCCGTGCGGATCTCGGAAGAGCAGATTTAACCCAAGCAGTGATGAAAAATGCCAATCTTAGTGAGGCTTATTTAGGATACGCTAACTTAAATGGAGCGGATTTAAGAGGGGCGAATTTATGTGGGGCCAATTTAACCTATGCTAATTTACAAGGAGCAAATCTCTGTGGGGTTGATTTAAGTTCTGCAAGAATTACTGAGGCTCAATTATCTGTAGCTAAAACCAATTGGCGAACAGTAATGCCCAGTGGTAAGCGAGGATTTTGGTAA